The DNA segment GAACCCGCGGTCGTCCTGATGCACGGTGTGCAGCGCGTACCTGCTCGACCGGGGAAGGATCGGCGGCACCCTCGATCCGTCGTCGGCCACGACGATCCTCACCGGACCGGTATGGGTCTGCAGTTCCATCGCCGCCAGCAGACGGTCGAGTGCAGCTTGGTCGTCGTAGAACGGGACGACCACGCTGATCGACGCGCGCCGGCCGGGGTCGGAAGCGCTCATGACCACGCCTCCTGCAGTGTCCGGGCCAGCTGTTCGGCGACCTCGGCCGGGCCCGCGCCCACCTTCGTACCGGCCGGCAACCAGGTACGCGCAGGGTCCTGCCAGGCCGCGGCAATGGCGCCGGCCAGGTCGTCGGTGAGTTCCAGGGTCTGCGGGAACGACTCCTCGAGTTCGCTCAGGTACGGATTGGGCACCGCGATCGGGCGCCTTCCGGCCTGCCACCAGCTGCCGACCGATCCCGATGCCGACATGTGGCGATGGGCCAGCACCGGGACCGCCACCGCACGGGCGGCCTGCAGCAGGTCGGCATCACTCAGCCAGCCGCTGATCTGCAGCGTGGTCCCCTGTGCGGCCGCCAGCTCGTGGAGTCGGCGACCGTACTCCTCGTGCCCGCGGGCGATCGGCCCCAGATTGACCACTGCCAGGTCGAGCCGAAGCCGACCGAGGGTTTCGAGAACGGTCTCCATCCCCTTGCCCGGATGCAGGAATCCCAGCATCGCCACCTGGGGCAGTCGGTCGCCGGGATCTCTCGGCGCCGGTCGGGGCTCGGCGCGCGGAAGCCCGATCACGGTGATCGGGCCCCGGGTGCCGGCCCGGCGCAGCAGTTCAGCCTCGAACTTGCTGGCGACCACGACCACCTGCGCGGCGTCGGCGATCCGCCGGTAGGCCGCGACCCGGTCCCGTTCCCCGGAGCCACCGGTGGTCCGCGGATCGGCCGGGTCGGGGATGTCGTGCAGGGTGACGCCGATCGAGGTGCCGGCGGCCAGGGCGGTGATCCGATCGGCGGCCGTACCCGGGGTGGGGCCCCACAGATGATCGGTGACGTGCAGATGGAGCGGACCGGTGAACTGGCCCGGGTCGGGGATCCGGCGCCGCACGCTGGCCGAGGCCAGGGCCGGCTGGTCCAGCAGTTGCAACGCATGCAGGACGACGCCATGCTCTCGCGGGCCCGGTACGACGTGGATGGTCGAGTTCACCCGACACCACCGCCACTGACCCGGTCGTAGATCTCCCGGTGCCGCCGGGACAACTGCGCGCGTTCGGTCCGCCGCTGGTCCGCGGTCGCCGGCTGCGGTACCGCGTCGATGGCGTCTGCCAGTGCCGCGGCGAGGGAGGCTCCCGGATCGGTCCAGCTGTGCACCGCGTGTTGTTGATGGAACCA comes from the Naumannella halotolerans genome and includes:
- a CDS encoding glycosyltransferase, which gives rise to MNSTIHVVPGPREHGVVLHALQLLDQPALASASVRRRIPDPGQFTGPLHLHVTDHLWGPTPGTAADRITALAAGTSIGVTLHDIPDPADPRTTGGSGERDRVAAYRRIADAAQVVVVASKFEAELLRRAGTRGPITVIGLPRAEPRPAPRDPGDRLPQVAMLGFLHPGKGMETVLETLGRLRLDLAVVNLGPIARGHEEYGRRLHELAAAQGTTLQISGWLSDADLLQAARAVAVPVLAHRHMSASGSVGSWWQAGRRPIAVPNPYLSELEESFPQTLELTDDLAGAIAAAWQDPARTWLPAGTKVGAGPAEVAEQLARTLQEAWS